The window AAATGCATATGTCATATGTATGAATTACTTACATTAGGTTTTAAAATGGAATCATACAAGTATGTGATGTGATTAGGATTAACTCGGAAGTCAACTCGACAGAGCAAAAGAGACCATCCCCACTTATAACCTCCCCCGAATAAAACCTTGAAGAGTTTGTCAGCTATACCTTAAAATAAACGAAGAAGGTCAATCCCAATGTTGTTAAATAATGATAAACCTAAGTCAAGTGTTAGTGTTTTTTCATGGCTTTTTCTTCATGTATTCTTTGGATATACATTCATATAACTGTCAAGCTCACACAATATATTATGTTACATTCCATTAATCCTTTATTATATAACTGCGACTACATTCATTCCTCTTCATCTGCTTACATACACACACATTGATACGCGTGCGTATATGATTGGATCTTATAGGCAATGTTAATAATGTGGCAATCGGCATGAGTTgcaattatgttaaataacttttGCTCATgcgtgttcttttttttttgggaagaaGTATAATTATATTGATAGACTAATCGGAACTTCTTTGAAGTGACCATGGGTAATTCATGCTGTTTTCTTCAGCTAACTTTGGCATGAGTACTTATTTTGAGCTTttggaagaattaaaaaaatgtcaCGTTAAATaacgttttttcttcttttattttgtatgtcACGTTAAATAACGTTTTCGTTTAAAACAAATACGTTGCTGCACAACTATAATGTATTTCACGTGCCAAAAAAAGTTCTATTTGAGTCATGCAAACGCTTTAGTTTTCAAGTTTAGatgcaaacaaaaataaaagcataATTCATGttggaaaaattatatatgCTTGCTACACAAGACAATTATTTATGTGACGAGAGCTTGACGCCGAGATCGGAGGTGATTGTTCACTCGTCATTGTAATCTGAAATTTCATTGGATTTCCGGAGAAAATTTGGTATCGCgttcttaatttatttaattatcttCTTCACCTTTGGGATTTGTTTGCTGTAGTTGGCTCAGTTACCTGTAAATTAGCAGAATTAAGTTGTAACCtgtaaaaaaaacctaacaGTAATCAGACAATCctgataataaatatatatttatgttgtcGTCGAAACCTGTTTCTTGTTGGCTACTTTTGCCCATTcatagatttgctaattttagggtttcaaaaccCCAGATGATCACgtacatttatataaaattgtaatgCATCTTTGATCACGTACATTGCTCTtgcaatccttttttttttttttattctctttcatTGAGGGTTTTGTCATCAATGGAGGACTTTGGAGATGATAAGATGCTTTATCTGAGAGACACATGGAGACAAGGAACCATGATTTGTGACGTCGTACCTCTCAACCCTAGCTCCAATGGTGTTTGGCCTGAAGAAAAATTCTCAGATCCTAACATCAATGTTCATTTCTGGAGTTACACGTTTCCACACTTGCAGATGATATTTCTCATCATCTCTTTCCTTTGGCAATTCTTGCATTTCTTCCTCCAACGTCTCGGCATGATCCGTTTCACTTCTCATATGCTTGTAAGTACTATTGGAAAACCTCAAAAACGTTTCCATATTGTTAATATTGTAAGgatatattctaaattttgaggtatttgtttgtgttgtgttatcTTTGTAGACTGGTGTTCTTTTAAGCAAGACTTTCCTAAAGGAGAATTCAGCGGCGAGACGATTTTTTTCTACAGAAGATTACAAAGAGATTGTGTTTAGTCTCACCGCTGCTTGTTCTTACATGATGTTTTGGTTCTTGATGGGAGTTAAAATGGACATGAGTTTGGTCCGAACCACGGGGAGAAAAGCTATCACCATTGGGATCTCCTCTGTTTTACTTTCCACGTTGGTTTGTTCCGTTATCTTTTTCGGAAACTTAAGGGACGTTGGAACGAAAAAATCAGACCATACTCTCAATTCATTAGAGTATGTTGTGATTTATTCAATCCAATGCCTTTCGTCTTTCCCTGTCGTTGGAAACCTTCTTTTTGAGCTCAAGCTACAGAACTCAGAGCTCGGTCGTCTAGCGATATCTTCTGCTGTGGTTAGTGATTTCAGCACCTCGGTTCTTGCTTCCGCTCTCATCTTCATGAAGGAGCTCAAGGACGACCAAACACGGCTCGGGAGTGTGTTTATAGGAGATGTTATTGTAGGGGATCGTCCTTTGAAGCGAGCAGGGATAGTGGTTCTCTTTGTTTGTGTTGCAATCTATGTTTTCAGACCGTTGATGTTCTACATTATTAAACAAACGCCTTCTGGTCGTCCCGTCAAGCCAATATACTTAACTACAGTCATTGTTATGGTCTCTGGTTCAGCCATTCTTGCGAACTGGTGCAAGCAATCTAttttcatgggacctttcatCTTAGGTCTTGCTGTTCCTCATGGCCCTCCTTTAGGTTCTGCGATCATTGAGAAGTTTGAGTCGGCTATATTCGGCACTTTTATTCCCTTCttcattgcttcttcttccacgGAGATCGATATCACGGCTTTGTTTCATTGGAAAGATCTCAAAGGTATTATACTCATCATATTAATATCTTTCGTCGTCAAATTCATCTTCACTACGGTTCCTGCTTTGTTCTACCGTATGCCAATGGAAGACTGCTTCGCTCTATCTCTTATCATGTCTTTTAAAGGCATCTTCGAGCTCGGTGCCTACGCCTTAGCCTTCCAAAGAGGGGTATGTACAAACAGTCAAACACATATGCGCCTCcataatcatattatatttcaatACAAAAACCATATATCTCATGTTTATGCATGCTTTCAACATTGCAGTCTGTTCGGCCCGAGACCTTCACTGTCGCGTGTCTTTACATAATGTTGAACTCCGCAATCATACCTCCGATATTGCGGTACTTGTATGATCCTGCGAGGATGTACGCAGGGTACGAGAAGCGGAATATGCAGCACCTGAAACCAAACTCTGAACTAAGCATTCTGTCTTGCATTTACAGAACAGATGATATACGTCCAATGATCAATCTTCTTGAAGCTACTTGCCCGTCCAGGGAATCTCCTGTTGCAACCTATGTCCTCCACTTGTTGGAGCTCGTAGGACAAGCCCATTCGATCTTCATTTCCCACAAATTGCAAACTCTCAAAACAGAGGAGACGTCGTATTCAAACAATGTACTTGTCTCTTTTGAAAAATTCCGCAAAGAGTTCTACGGATCGGTCTTTGTAAGCATCTTCACGGCTATATCTATGCCCGATACGATGCATGGAGACATTTGTATGCTTGCTCTCAACAACACTACTTCTCTCATACTTCTTCCTTTTCACCAGACTTGGTCCGCTGACAGATCCGCTATCATCTCAAACAGTAGCATGATCATGAACCTTAATAAGAGCGTTCTTGACGCTGCACCATGTTCTGTCGGAATCTTTGTGTACCGAAGCAGTGTTGGACGAAGAACCATTAATGACGCTGTTTCAAACTTATCAACATACAATGTCTGTATGGTCTTCCTAGGCGGTAAAGACGATAGAGAAGCAGTGACACTTGCAGCACGAATGGCTCGAGACCCTAGAATCACTGTAACAATTGTCCGAATGATCACCACCGATGAGAACGCACGAGAAAAATCAGAGTGGGATAAAATGCTTGACGATGAACTTCTTAGAGATGTAAAGAGCAACACATTAGTAGACATTTTCTACTCGGAGAAAGCAATTGAAGACGCGTCTGAGACATCTGGTTTCTTGAAGTCGCTTTCAAACGATTTTGATATGTTCATAGTGGGAAGAGGGAAAGGAAGGACGAGTGTGTTCACAGAAGGGCTTGAGGAATGGAGTGAGTTTAAGGAGCTTGGTGTTGTTGGTGATCTATTGACTTCACATGATATTAATGGCCAAGCTTCTGTTTTGGtaatacaacaacaacagcttATGATTTAGGTTCATAAGTACTGGTACCATTCTTTTCATTAGTCTTAGAAATTTATTTGTAAGAAGGggattcttttaaaaaaaaatttacttagCAAATTCAAATTTAACTTCTTGCAAATACACAAGCCATACGCAAGGGCGATAAAATTTTCAAGCATTGAAATTTTATacttacaaaaatacattttcgaCAAAAAGATTACAAAGACTATATACGAACTCACttatacaaataatatacataaattcaattttttgatatatgacCTAACCAATATCATATACCAGATTACCAGTTTATAAGactacaaaaatgaaaatgatttatatacatatataataaatgaaaaattatagaaaGTTTTGGCTACTTCAATGACAGTTATAAAGTATACTACAATACTATAGTTTAAAGACACAACTTAATAATTACTATATAGTCATAATTAAGCTctaacaaaaattcaaaataataaattacacaCTAAAGCATACATTaatatatcaacatatatatatatatatatatatatatatgtatatataacttgtatgattattaatttatgatactaTATGTacatgaaattttaaatatttatatatttcattatcttATCAAAGTTTGTTATTTGAGACCGaataattttactattttacgtttgtattaatttatcgagtattaatttacAAGATTTTACTAATTTCACCCTTAGTTGTAGTATATGAGTTTTggtgaaaagtgaaaatatcTTACCTTGAATGGCCATAAAATAAATTGtgcatattatttgttttatttcattaaGTTCACGTGAAATTTTGCAATTTTGTTGTTAATGGTGGGTGTTCACTTCAAAAAAGCATCAAGATATACAAGTGGATATAGTACATTTGGTAAAAAAAGGTTCTGCaaatataatatagataaataatcGAGTCAAGCAGTATGGAATGGACTGTTTGCAtacaatcaaaattaaattgtaaAGAACTTTGCCTGCCTCATTCAAAAAGTTGATAAAATGCtgagtttttaaatatattatttatttctgtTACAACAATGGCTTGATTGTATAATCGATCGACTATAAGAAGAGAGATGTTAAATCTCGTGACGCGATACATGCGGTCTATGCAAAATGCTTGATAATTGACATATACAATGATGGGCAAAGTTAGATTAATAAAACATTGATCATGATATGTGgcgaggtttttttttttttttttggacaaacatacTTTACTCTTCATTCAATTAGGGGTTCGTACAAAGGGGCATAGCCTCCTTAGCTAAAGCATCAACTTGACTGTTTTGATTGCGCGGAATGTAAACAAAGgagcagaaaacaaaattagaagatAAAATCAGTACATCATGGAAAATCTCGTGAAGCTCCTTATGCTGGAGTTTCCGATTGAGAGCTTGGACTAGTATAAACGAGTCTGAAGCGAAAGAAATGTTCTTGAAATCTGGTTCGATTGCCACTCTTAGTGCTGCAAGAGTGGCCAACGCTTCGGTCGTCAAAGGTGAGCCTATGTTCGACATAGAAGCAGAACCGACAGATCTAGGGAGTTCGTTGGTATCCTTGAAGATCCATCCCAAACCTGCTTTGCCGTCGTCCTTCCACGCAGCATCCATGAAGCATGTCGGAAAACATGGGGTTTGTTGAGTGTTCCAGTCGTGATGGAAGTCAGGTTTCAGTTTAGATAATGGGATTTGGGCACTTTGCCACTCTTTAGCTCGGTGGATTGAGAGTTGCATAACGTCCTCCTCTTGTGTTATCTTTTTATTGAAGATTTTCTGGTTCCGCGAGGTCTAAATTGACCTGAAGATCCAGGGGAACAGAGGACCGGTTCTGATGCCTGTAGGTGGTAGACAGATCAGCTTGTTGGCTTCGATGATGCCTTGTTCAAGTGAGGTGAGATCCTCGACTCTCAATCTGTTCGTCACTGGGGCCATATCCCAAATGCGTTTTGCAAACGGGCACTCGAAGAAGAGGTGGAGGGTTGATTCTTCCGCTTCGTAGTGTGGGCATTTCATCGAATCAATCACTGGTCGTGTAAGTAGGTTCTCCCCAACAAGGAGAGCATTCTGAGCAGCCTTCTATAagagtagttttgtttttggagagGTCATTAAAAAATCATAGTCAAtgaaatttgatgttttaaatagCCGAaaacaaagttcatggtttagACGACCTATATTTGAAAGTTAATGATTAAAATGGTCtcaatttaaaagttcatggtttaaatgaaattttctgaaactaaattttttcatcaaaacgACATAGTTTTGTCACTAACGGAGAGTGTTAACGGCAGAGTAACGTATGTTAGTTGCTCGATTATCAGATTTAACATCATGTATTTTTTGACTTGGTcaacaaaatttaatgtttaaaagAGCTAGCCAatgaaaattgatgttttaaatgaccGACAataaagttcatgatttaaatagccataatttgaaaattcataatttaaatgatatttttcccatatgttaatatagaaaaataaagaaaaattgaacatcTTATAATGTATATCTTCTGATTATTTgatcatcaaattattttatacttATAATTTTGCATTAAATTATGTgacagtaaaaaaataatatgtaaaaaatgtatattatgtAAAGCCAattgtatttaatttgtttgattcaaaaatttaaagaaaataatgacACATATTGAAAGAAGAGAGTATCAAATGCCAAATTCTTagaacttgttaaaaaaaacgttactttattatataagattgataCTATTTTGGGAATTATTCATAAGTTTAATTTCTAACTAAAGTTTCTCCTTTGAAATGAATGTATATTAACCAATCTCATTTATATATCTATGTCCACGCACAATTAAAGATATCTACCATTGACCTATGAATGTGAATATAATTTTTGGTTGAGATCATTGAAATATGTTACACTCattcatgtttttgttgttgttgtaatacTAAAACAGAAACCCTACTTCTTAAATCTTTTGATGCAAGCAAATCTCCGATGACTCCTAATTCTGGAAGCTCCATCCACTCTGCCAATCCCGTGAAATCCATTGACTCGTCGTCATGACCTCTCCCTACAATCACCAAATCGTTATCTTTCGCCACCAATCTAACGGTGGTGGCTACCGCGGGCCCACCAGTGACTATCTTCTCCACATACGAAAAATTTTCGACGGTGGAGTATGTTGCTTTCAAATCATTCAAGACCTCATCATCAATAAGGTAATCCCAATTCTTGGACTTATTTGGTTCTTGACCAGATAAAAATCGTGTCACGGTGAGACATACTGTCGGATTCTGTCTCATCCATTTCACAAGCGAGAGCGCCTCACGATCATCTTTACCACCAATGAAGATTACACCGACGTTAATGGTACTATTAGTCCTTTTCTTACCTTTATGATATCCTCGGTAATTGAGTACACCGATAGAACATGGAGCTCGGTCGAGGAGAGAAGCATTCACACGTCTGATCATAATATCTTCTGATTCATATGATCCATTTGGTGACCATCTTCGTCCAGAAGGGACAATGATCATCGATGTGAGTTGGTCTAAAGCAAGGTTGCAAATGTCTTGATCCATAAGATCCTCATGAGAGTATGCTGTGAAAGAATTAatagtcaaagattcccaattctcTTGTTGAAACTCGTTGAACGCGAGCATCATTGTTTGGATGTAAGAGTTTTGAAGCGATCGTGCTTTAGACCGCTTGTCGTGCGGTATCAAGATTGGAAACATACGTCCGGCGAGTTTTACTAGGTATAACGTCGTGACAGCAATGACTCTTCTGTCTTTGTTCTCGTTGTTTAGCGGTAAAGAAATCAATTTAAGCAACGAGATCGCGCCTGAAATATTGTCTGGTTTGTGCAAACAACTTAGAATCTTGAGATCTGAGTTCGACTTCAGATGCATAATGTCTCTCTTGACGTATCCAATATATTTCCTCTTTGGATCATATAGTGCCTTCACAATCGTAGGTAAAATTCCCGCATTCAATAGCACGTAAATAATCATGAACGTGTACGTTGCTTGCGTtaaattctgtatatatataaaaaaataattatcaattaatttaaaacCATGATGCAAGCAACATAGAAGATTCATGTAAATTTGGTTAGGttctaataaatattattttaccttcttttttaCAGCGCCATCGAGGAAGCATAAGTCGACAAAACCCTTATAGTTCATAATAGTGGCAATGATAACAGATTCTTTCATAGGTAACTTGCAGATCATGCAAGGTACAAACGTGGCCGTCCATTTCACGACCGATGTAAGAATCACAAGAACTATGTTAAAGGAAATGTCATCGAACGAATATAATGCCCTTAAAACGTCACCTTTCATCGTCATGACTGCGATTGAAATagggaaaaatatatttgtaaccaTCTGGGATCGCCATCCCAACCAAAAAAGCTCCTAGAACATGGATTTGGTTGAAAAATTCTGAGTACATACTAGCGGCGATTGCTGTCATGATTGTTGCGTATAAGTACATCCTCGGTACGGGCTTGCCTTCTGGGGTAATATCAACTATTCGTTGTGCCGTAGGCTTGACAATGAATAGGATCACAAGGACTAAGATGATCATTGCAATCATATCACGGTTGGCAATGCTGGGCGATACGTACCTGCGGACCATTTCAAACTATTAGAACAAATGTTCAAAAGATTGTTAGATACTAAGTTACTAATCTATATAGTCTATATAGTCTAGATAacaactatatattatttttattatgtattttcttctaatttttttttaattataattagttGGGTACTTTCTTtgtaaaaatgttatatatcaTGCGATCGTCTAGACAGATTAATCTGTCATGCAAACGTAGAcaattaaattgtaaattttgttgatcaatttttttgataagtttTAGACTTTGATTACAACAAGAGTATACTTAATGAGGTAATCGAGTAGTTTTTGTATATCTTTTTTGAATTGCTAGTTATTATATAGACGTCTTGCGTACCTGTATGTTCCTACATAGGAGACGCATATCAGAGTGATAAATCCAATGAGATCGTTGATGGCGGCGATAGATATGGCAATGCGGCCTAGCTCCGAGTTTGGAATCTTGAGCTCATATACGAGGTGGGTTATGACCGGTAACAGCGTTAATGCTTGAACCGCTGCAATCACGGTACGTTCTGTTGGAGCCAGCCTCAAAGGCATATATAGAGGGTCGACCTTGTCGAGACGGAAGTTTCTGAAGGCTAATCCGCTGATCATAGTTACGAGAAAGGTTGAAACCGCTATAATGATCGTCCGCCTATCGGTTTGAAATGCGGCCTTCTTGTTGGTCTTCACGCCCATCAAGAACGTGAACATTATCAACCCAAACCTGGCCACACCTTCCAACGCGACGTATCCGGGGACGTCTAACGATAACCTATCTGATGAAAACTCCACCAGATCAAATAGCTGAGGTCCCAAAACAATACCGGCCTagtttaaaaaccaaaagacCTGTTACTTACATTACAAGAAACCATGGGCATGTAGTTGCAATACAAGACTATTGACATTTGTGAATATTTTCCTCAACTTACTAGCATGTGCGAGACGAACTGTGGTATGCCAATACGTCTGATAACATATGACATAAGACGATGGAAACGAAGATAAGAATGATTTGTATCTCAAGGAGAGGCAATGCATGTCCGAAGATGACATTCGGAGTTTCATATTCTTCGAAGATTCCGTAAGAAGAGATGTTGAAAAAAGTGGCTCCGTAACAAACTTTAGCGTTGCTACGAGGCGGCCGAGGCGCATGAAGTAGTACTTGAGAATCGGTCATGATGATGACcaagagatttgtttttgtcaaatttgGTCAAgatccattttttgttttttttttccttcttaacaaaaaaagaaactcaacaaCGTAACTGTTTTtttgaaacgaaaaaaaaaaggttgttgTTCTGTTGATGGTtggtaagttttctttttgttgtttttgaaatagttttgtTACGTGTGACTGTTTTAGCTGTAGATGTACTAATCTACAAAATACACATAGATACGCTATACAAATTTAGCATACCAGATGTACGTGaaaaatatttaccaaaaaaaaaaaaaaaagcatacagTATGTAAAATTGTATATCGGTTAACTTGACCGATCAGGTTTTTATCAGAGTTGGTTCTGTATGGACCGGATTCAAAGTTATTTTTTCGAGTTTTGAGGGTCTTAAGAAATCAGGCTCCATTCCGAAAAAAAAGGGACTCCGATCATGAGAGATTTTGACCGATCACAACGTAACATTTTAGCagtttaacattttaaaattttagcagTTTAAACGATGCAACTCTCTATCCGTCTCACAGAAACTATGTTTTGCACTTTTCAcaaatacatatttaaaaaatattgttaaaattttctATCATACTCCTAATTCCTAAAGACAATTATTGATTATTGCCTTCTTGGGATCAATGTCTATCATGTCCCTTTTAACCACTTATTGTTTTGTtacaaaccaaaagataaaacagaATCTAAGCCCCTTGAAGGTCCATTATCGAGTTTGACACTTAGCAATAGTCTTACCCACAaccacaactcttttttttttttggtgaagggTCTTACCCAGAACTCTATTAATATTATCAATTATCAAacgattaaaataaaacaaaaagtttccACAACTTCTAAAATATGGACCCATAACGTGTCACCAAGTGGGTGAAGATCATAACCATTATCTAATCCTATCATGTTCCTCCTTTTCAAAAGACAGGAACATTGAGACCCACACCACAGACCATGGTTCCTTAAATGGTCCCGCCAAGTCGCCAACTGAATCAAAGCTAAAACCGAGTGTTAACCTCTTCTGAAATATGatggttttagacttttagttgcatactacaaaaaaaatatatatatatatatatatatatatatatatatatatatatttcaacaaaAGTTCAACCAAAAATCTCTACACTTCAATCCATCCTAAGGCCATAAACCCTATTCCAAATTTTCTCATTACATAAACTAGTggaaatcattttattttgtagatattttatcaaaaaaaagagatttttaaatatattatgttccttaaattatatataccaAAAGTAAGAGAGTCATAATTTCATAATCTATGGATTAGGCAAAGTTAAAAAATCTGGCGTGTTGCCGAGTCATCTCACTCAtcttcatatataaacaaatctcTACCTGATTGCTTTTTCCGTCTCTGCAACTCTCATCTCAACTTGATTCTCTCTGATTTAACAAACATATCTAAAATACATTTCTTCCAAATTACGTTTCTTTATCAATCTGGGTCTCGAATTGGGTTTGATTTGAAAGTAGgaaagattaaaactttgaaGTAAAACATGGAGATGGGTTTCCAGgaaaatgaacaaaatcaagaatttgGTTCTCAGGTTGCGAATCTAATGGAGATTGGATCTGGGCATTACGGGTAAAGACCAACCcattaatttttgatttcaattttattagtAACGAAAgctaaagtttcaatctttaattgaattttatttatccCATCTGTTTTGTGTTTAGGTGCTCACATTATAGAAGACGATGTAAGATTAGAGCACCATGTTGTGATGAGGTTTTTGATTGTAGACATTGCCACAACGAAGCTAAGGTAATGTGTGTGTGGTTTGTGAAAAACAAGTTTTGGTTATAGATGTGAAGGTTATATAGAACTaatatgtgtttgtttgtttcaatagGATTCTCTTCAAATTGAACAGATGCATAGACATGAACTTCCTCGTCATGAAGTTTCAAAGGTTTTGAAACATTCTGAATattttgattatgttttgttcattgTGATAGCATTattgatcttgatcttgatttggtttttttttttcaggtggtATGCTCACTCTGTGAGACAGAACAAGACGTGAGTATATATCCACATTTTGATATATAGAGATTTGATTCATGTGTATACATGTTTCTTGATGCTGAAActctgatttgttttctttaggtCCAGCAAAATTGCTCAAATTGTGGTGTATGTATGGGGAAGTACTTTTGCTCAAAATGCAAATTCTTTGACGATGATGTAAGTGTTTTAAAATCGAGTTATCGCCCTTTTTAGCTGGAATTTGTAGTAGTAATGAGACTCAATTTGGTTGTTTCAGCTTTCCAAAAAGCAATATCATTGCGATGAGTGTGGGATTTGCCGGTATATATTCACTTTTAAACTGGCATTGTAATTTGTGCTTACTAATTCGAACTTGTGAAGTTGATATGTAATCTCATGATGTTGGTTCAATAGGACTGGAGGAGAAGAAAACTTCTTCCATTGCAAAAGATGTCGTAAGAGACTACAAAACCTCACCTCACGTGCTTGTTTTCCATTAGTTCTCGCACCTTTCATTGTTAGGagatcttattttgttttcttgaaacaGGATGTTGCTACTCCAAGGTTATGGAGGACAAGCACCGATGTGTCGAAGGCGCAATGCATCACAATTGCCCTGTTTGTTTCGAGGTACAAGAATAAAATCTTCACATTTCTTAGTGTAACAATAAATGGTGTCctgatttgggtttattttgTTCTCAGTATCTGTTTGACTCCACAAGAGATATCACGGTCCTGCGATGTGGTCACACTATGCATTTAGAATGCACCAAAGATATGGGGCTGCATAACCGGTAAAAAGAGCTCTCAAGTCTTTATGCAGCCAATAAAAGGAAGtcattaataaacaataattaaaacgtTTCTTGGGTTTTCTTGATGAATTGCGTAGATACACATGCCCTGTATGTTCCAAATCCATATGTGACATGTCCAATTTGTGGAAGAAACTTGATGAAGAGGTAAAGACTCCATACTCTAATGTTCGATCTCTTGTATAGTCTTTTAATGTTCATTAAGTTTTTTACATTCAAATTTTGCAGGTTGCTGCATACCCAATGCCAAAACTGTATGAAAATAAGATGGTAAACGAAATTGAATTCCATATCATGTTCTTGCTGTGTTTGTGTATGTGCACATTCTGATTTGGACTTGATATACTGAATCAGGTATGGATTCTTTGCAATGACTGCAGCTCAAACACTAACGTTCGGTTTCATTTTATCGCGCATAAATGCAGTAGCTGCGGTTCCTACAACACAAAACAGACGCAGAGAGGCTCTGACAGTCACTCTTGCTCCTCTGGAGTGTCTCAGGTTGTTGGTTCGACCGGTTAATTCTTTAACCAGTGCTAGTCTTGGTATCTAAATTTCTCAAGAGAGATGTTATTTGTATCAGTCAATCAATGCCTCTGGTTGTTTATATCAGCACAAAATCAAAAGCTGCTTTGAGCCTATCCAACTCGCAAGTCTAAACGATCTAGAGATAAGTTTAGATCCGATATTTTATAGCCTCTCAAGTCTTAACATAGCCCAAAATAAGTAGTACGtataatattactatttttatcaCTCAATATTAAAGGTACATTTCTCGGACACTAATCTTCTACAAACTATATGCATGTAATAGACATCAGTCGGAGGACACATGAGCATAATATCGTCTAcgtgttttgtttgatgatcaAGTGAAGCTAAAGAACCTAACGTGTTGTGGCTATAGTCGGACATAATTATTTATTGCCTAAAATTCCAAAAGCAATCAAGCTATAAAACGAGAGTTAAGCTGAGCAGTGTTAAATCTGTGAAGCAAATCCAAAATATGGAAGAGTATTTTTACAAGGTTTTGAATATGAGTTGTGTGGTTAT is drawn from Camelina sativa cultivar DH55 chromosome 8, Cs, whole genome shotgun sequence and contains these coding sequences:
- the LOC104709296 gene encoding cation/H(+) antiporter 3-like, whose amino-acid sequence is MEDFGDDKMLYLRDTWRQGTMICDVVPLNPSSNGVWPEEKFSDPNINVHFWSYTFPHLQMIFLIISFLWQFLHFFLQRLGMIRFTSHMLTGVLLSKTFLKENSAARRFFSTEDYKEIVFSLTAACSYMMFWFLMGVKMDMSLVRTTGRKAITIGISSVLLSTLVCSVIFFGNLRDVGTKKSDHTLNSLEYVVIYSIQCLSSFPVVGNLLFELKLQNSELGRLAISSAVVSDFSTSVLASALIFMKELKDDQTRLGSVFIGDVIVGDRPLKRAGIVVLFVCVAIYVFRPLMFYIIKQTPSGRPVKPIYLTTVIVMVSGSAILANWCKQSIFMGPFILGLAVPHGPPLGSAIIEKFESAIFGTFIPFFIASSSTEIDITALFHWKDLKGIILIILISFVVKFIFTTVPALFYRMPMEDCFALSLIMSFKGIFELGAYALAFQRGSVRPETFTVACLYIMLNSAIIPPILRYLYDPARMYAGYEKRNMQHLKPNSELSILSCIYRTDDIRPMINLLEATCPSRESPVATYVLHLLELVGQAHSIFISHKLQTLKTEETSYSNNVLVSFEKFRKEFYGSVFVSIFTAISMPDTMHGDICMLALNNTTSLILLPFHQTWSADRSAIISNSSMIMNLNKSVLDAAPCSVGIFVYRSSVGRRTINDAVSNLSTYNVCMVFLGGKDDREAVTLAARMARDPRITVTIVRMITTDENAREKSEWDKMLDDELLRDVKSNTLVDIFYSEKAIEDASETSGFLKSLSNDFDMFIVGRGKGRTSVFTEGLEEWSEFKELGVVGDLLTSHDINGQASVLVIQQQQLMI
- the LOC104706592 gene encoding E3 ubiquitin-protein ligase MIEL1-like, translating into MEMGFQENEQNQEFGSQVANLMEIGSGHYGCSHYRRRCKIRAPCCDEVFDCRHCHNEAKDSLQIEQMHRHELPRHEVSKVVCSLCETEQDVQQNCSNCGVCMGKYFCSKCKFFDDDLSKKQYHCDECGICRTGGEENFFHCKRCRCCYSKVMEDKHRCVEGAMHHNCPVCFEYLFDSTRDITVLRCGHTMHLECTKDMGLHNRYTCPVCSKSICDMSNLWKKLDEEVAAYPMPKLYENKMVWILCNDCSSNTNVRFHFIAHKCSSCGSYNTKQTQRGSDSHSCSSGVSQVVGSTG